One genomic region from Equus asinus isolate D_3611 breed Donkey chromosome 8, EquAss-T2T_v2, whole genome shotgun sequence encodes:
- the GCM1 gene encoding chorion-specific transcription factor GCMa, translating into MQPEDFGSEDKEILSWDINDMKLPQNVKKTDWFQEWPDSYEKHIYSSEDRNAQRHLSSWAMRNTNNHNSRILKKSCLGVVVCSRNCSVEEGRKIYLRPAICDKARQKQQRKRCPNCEAPLKLIPCRGHGGFPVTNFWRHDGRFIFFQSKGEHDHPRPETKLEAEARRAMKKAQSASSSGSLKLKGGPETKSLPGEMQTWGNLPLTWSFQEGVQLSGGYSGHLIGNMPQQKSLNDCLSLSKGYGLGGAANMADPTSTLGPTKLYEKCKLPSGRLCSSGELLQPVSGVFPDYSDLQPWNKNAALGRNPLNDNYCPNYTFPLTNWPYDFSPSQNSAEPFFQQIPVEPPAAKPSCHPLWPNPGGDLYEEKVHADFNSYYPSTTGHPPQEDPFLLTYTPHPHHQYSLPGKSSKWDFEEEMRYMGLDHCNTEMLLNFCPLR; encoded by the exons AATGTGAAAAAGACCGACTGGTTCCAGGAATGGCCAGATTCCTACGAGAAGCACATCTACAGCTCAGAGGACAGGAACGCGCAGCGGCACCTGAGCAGCTGGGCCATGCGCAACACGAACAACCACAACTCACGCATCCTCAAGAAGTCCTGCCTGGGCGTGGTGGTGTGCAGCCGCAACTGCTCTGTGGAAGAGGGGCGCAAGATCTACCTGAGACCTGCCATCTGTGACAAAGCCCGGCAGAAGCAGCAGA GGAAACGCTGTCCCAACTGCGAAGCTCCTCTGAAGCTGATTCCTTGCCGAGGCCACGGGGGCTTCCCGGTCACCAACTTCTGGAGGCACGACGGACGCTTCATCTTTTTCCAG TCAAAGGGAGAGCATGATCATCCAAGACCAGAAACCAAATTGGAAGCGGAGGCAAGAAGAGCGATGAAGAAGGCGCAGTCAGCATCTTCCTCCGGCTCCCTGAAGCTCAAGGGGGGCCCCGAGACAAAG TCTCTTCCAGGGGAAATGCAGACTTGGGGAAATTTACCTTTAACCTGGTCTTTCCAAGAAGGCGTCCAATTGTCGGGCGGTTACAGTGGACATTTAATAGGTAACATGCCCCAGCAGAAGTCACTGAATGATTGCTTATCCCTCTCCAAGGGTTATGGTCTGGGGGGAGCCGCTAATATGGCAGACCCCACTTCCACCTTGGGCCCCACCAAGCTCTATGAGAAGTGCAAGTTGCCCAGTGGTCGGCTTTGCAGCAGTGGGGAGCTGCTTCAGCCGGTCTCCGGAGTCTTCCCTGACTACAGTGATCTGCAGCCATGGAATAAAAAtgctgctttggggagaaatcCTCTTAATGACAACTATTGTCCCAATTACACTTTTCCTCTGACCAACTGGCCTTACGACTTCTCCCCTTCCCAGAACTCTGCAGAACCCTTTTTCCAACAGATTCCAGTGGAACCACCTGCAGCCAAACCTAGCTGTCACCCATTATGGCCAAATCCGGGGGGTGATCTTTACGAAGAGAAGGTGCATGCAGATTTTAACAGCTACTACCCTTCCACCACAGGCCATCCCCCTCAGGAAGACCCCTTTCTCCTCACCTACACCCCTCATCCTCACCACCAATATTCGCTGCCAGGCAAGAGTAGCAAATGGGattttgaggaagaaatgaggTACATGGGTTTGGATCACTGCAACACGGAAATGCTTCTAAACTTCTGTCCTTTAAGATGA